The window ATTAACCTCCAAAAATATTAATCCCTATTGAAATTCAAATTCCCATTCTCTTATTTATTCTTAAGTGTTTTACTACTACACTATAGAGATAATATCATccattttaattatatattagcAAATCAAATCATAATCCTAGTAGCTCTTTCTAGATTCTAGCTATATCACTTAATCTAGATTTTATTTATTCGATCCAATCAAGAGTGCAAGATCGCCTTAAATCAACTCCAAATTTTTGACtgaaaacattattttaatttctagtCTCTACTGTTAAGGATAAGTTTTAATGCTCCCTAGTCTAATTCTCATTACTTTCTATTCTataccctatatatatatatatatatatatatatatatatatatatatatatatatatatatatatatatatatatatataaatatatatataaatatatatatgtggGAATATCTTGAGTCAAAGATTCACGTCTAGCCCTATCCAAATTAAATCTTAAACTTACATTTGGAAGAAAGATAtgatgcctttttttttttttttttttccattttttaaagATTACTTATCAATGTGATTtgcaaaatgaaaatcaatagtAAATATTTTAGTAACTATGGTAAAGTGAAGGCACATTTCCAATCATATAGGGCATGTATACAAGAATCAGTAGATCAATTGAACTGATTGTATGAGCAaactagaaagaaaaaaaaatatttaatggagtattttggagatattatccattaaaaattcaatttaggAGGTCTTTAATATTATTCTTTTATTGGACCTTTTAAAATTAGTGGGGTTTTTTTGGAACTTCAAAGTAACGATAAACATAGTTAGGTTTATCTTATTAGAGGCGTGGTGGCATATGTTGCCCATCCGGTAAGTGATTCGCTATATTATTAAAGCATAGAAGGAAATAATTGATGTCCGACGAGTGTGGTTGTTGCTAAAGTTGATAGGATATTATAAACTAGCCAAGTTGAACTAAGtttcaagtttatttgataatattcaagtttatttgataagataactgagtcaaatttaaaataaattaagtcgttaaaatgattgttcaaacttaatttaatttcttttttaagaGCTTGAGGTTAGTTCACAGTTTAAGGGTGTTTAATCAtttaaaacttttatatttttaaatttttttaattgattattaaacttgataatataaatttatttatttattttaaaatttcctttcattaCTTAAAATATtgatgataattttattaataaacatgACCTATAAACTCTGTTCATAACATTGTTTATAAACATTATTAAtgaataatttataatatttattcataaatattaaacatatatatatatatatatattctcaaatttattcatttaatttaataaattatttaaatttatttatttaattaattttttatgcattAAACTAATACAGATAAATTCTTACTAAATTGAATATCTGCTCACAAACGTTTGATTACCGTAAGTAGAAAGATGCTAACTTTAATTTAATAAGAAGTAAAGTCATTGAATAATAATAAAGATGAGAAAGATAAAAgcctttaaagaaaataaaatattgttGTCATTAACTATTAAGGGTTGGATGACAAAAGTATGTGAAGTTGTTGTCAATAATGCAAATCaattttttaaatactttctcCGTTAAAAGTTATAACAAAGAAAggattttaaaaaagaaatcaaaaaaaatatataggggTGTTATAACAATACTGAAATCATAAGGGTCTTCATGGAAATCAGAGAAACTTCGGTGTGCAAATTTATCTTTGTTGAACGCTGTATAAATGTATAAAAACCCTTGCGCCTCCCAGGACTAAAACCTTAGCCGCCACGCGTCGCCGTGCTTTCTGCCCAAGCTTTGGTTGCTCTCATAATTTCAGGGGAATCGTCGAGATACAGAAGGAGATAGACAAGGATGGGGAGCGACAGTGAGAACGGAAAATCTTTGAAGGAGAGGAGGAAGTTGATGTCCGTCTCCCCGATTGCCAAACCCTTATCCGGAAAGAAGTTATGCAAGCGGATCCTAAAGCTCGTCCGACGAGGTATCCTCCTCTATTATTTCAAGTAATGTTTTGTATCTCTGATCGGGTCGTGAGTGTTAGCCTGTATCGTCCAGTTATTCTGGCTTTTAGGGATATGGAGATCATTTTTGCATGTCCGTATTGGGTCAtacggaaaaaaaaaagaaagaaatccttTTGCCTACCGAAAACTTGTTTTTGATCCTGAAATGTTCTTATTATCCACTGAAATTATACATGAACATCTCATACCAGTATatttaaatattcaattaaaATTTGGAAAGGTCTTCCTTTATGGCAGGTGCTATATTTTTGCATTTTCATGATTTGGTATTACAATCACATATTAACTATTACCATCAAGAAGCACAACTAATCCTCATACCCAAGAAGCAATCAAAATATTGTTTTTTTAATCTGTTCTCATTTGTGGAGGCAATGTTAATTTAACATTGTTTTTGCAGATTGTGTGTTATTGCTGGGAATATATCTCCTATGGACGTGATTACCCATGTGCCCATCTTACTGGAGGAAGCTGACATTCCTTATATCTATGTTCCTTCAAAAGAGGTTTGATTGATGCATCTTGTTTCCTTTGTCTTCTTAAATTCTCCTTTGCAGATCCATTTAGTTCAAGCACATGTACTTTTAAACAAGTCAATTTTTTAGAGGATGCATGAACCTTTGCAGCATTTTTTAACCACTTTGGGCCTGAgtattctctggactggatgtgaTTTTTATCTCGCATTTTGAAGCAGATGGAATTGTTAGAGGAAATTAGAAACCAAGGGTTGCATTTATGAAAAAGAAAGCTTGCAAAAGATTTAATTGCCTAGATAACTAGGATGGTTTCTATTTTTGTGGTGACTAGAGCTATCATGCGCTCTACATCCATTTTATATTCCTTTTATAAATTTCCCCAATACTTGTTACATTCTCTGAATCATTCATTCACCTTATCTTGGGTGCTTGCCATTTTTTGTTAGTCAAACAGCAAGACTGACTACGGAGATTCTCCTTGCACCATGCTCTTCAACTCTTGGCAATAGCCTGCCTATTTCTACTGTTAGTAGACACTGATCCAAATCAAATCATTTAACCATGAAGCAACTAATAGTGAGATAGAGGCCGCTGCATGATCTGTTCGGGCTCTACTTCTATCTATGCCTTTGTTTTTGTTCCCCTTTTATAATTCTTCTTTCAACATAGGATCTTGCAGTTGCTGGGGTTACCAAGAGGCCAACTTGCTGCATATTGGTGACAACTAAACCAATCAAAGGCGAGCTGACGCAGGATGTACAAGAGAAGCTGCAGGCAGATTACAACCAGGTCGTTGCAGAAGTGAAGGAGCTCACAGCATCCCTCTTCTGAATGTTCTAAACGTCCAAGTCTCATACACATCATGTTTGCAGTTCTTACATACGAGCTGTTTCTTCCACTTCTATTGTAAGCCTAATCCTTCCATAGCTATTTGTAGATGCCTAATAAAAGACAGTAATAGAAAAGGGTTGATTAGTCGTAGGCCAGTTTGTATGTCAATTAAGCTTCGTCAACTGTGGAGTCTTGATCTTAAGTTAGGATTGATTTTGGATGCCAACCATTAGTTCTTCCTACTTTGACTCGATATCCAGAAGCAAGAGTTTTGAAGATATCCATCACTGCATGTTGATTAGTAGGATCTTATTGTAATATTGGTATTAAACATCAGATAGAAGTCCTTGTTAACTAGTTGCCAGGTTAGTTCTTTATCCTAATGTGACTGATCTTTGTTAATTGACAAAATTTTGACTCGCAACCTAGTATTAGTATATCAACTGGCATGGATGCATCTATTGGCAAGGGTATGTTCAGGAAACTGATTGGATGGAAAGTTAGTAACCCTGTTTTCTtcgagaaaataggagaataggaatcaatattttttttaataaattcttttgatACACCCAGAAATGGCATAGGAAATTTTTTAACGAGCCCTTATTTTTCATTGCTGTACTCTTTGCATGCTTTCTTGCTCGCTCTCTTGATGCAGCCGTTGCATTAGCTTGCGAAGTGTTCGTCGGATTGCCGGAACATACTAGGTGACTGTGCAAATGAGAAAATTCTGAGTGACGTTGGGTTTATTATAAGGTATTTGGTTAATGAATTTgggaataaaaattttgaaatcatttctaaagaatttgGAACGGTTAAAATTCAAGTAAAGCGATGGATTAAGAATATATTTCTGATTCTTCATGCCATGGGCggagtttaaaaaaatattattttactttttcTATAAAAGAATTTGTTTCCCTTAAGTAATTGCTCCTTTGTCATTCTCTCTTCGCTCGTGATGGATGAGCGGCCATGTCATATGCGATAATACCGTCGGCTCTCTAGCATAAGTCGTCGTAGGCTAGTAGCTCATAGCCGTCCGTCATTGTCTTCTCTTCGTTTTGTCTGTCGTTCCTTTCCATTAGTAGCGaaccttctttctcttcttctgctgtCGTGTGCTAGGAATGCATCGATGTCAAAGTACAaagctgaaaaaaaaaatcaaaactttgGCGGTGCCTTATGCGGAGGAACCAATAACAGGTTCAGAAAAGGACCAAGTCCCTTCTCTCACATAGATTGGAGAGAGTGTAGCGAAGCCAAAGAAGGAGAGGGATGGGTTGACCGAGAATATAGAAAGAAAAGATTGATGCAAGGGAATGTTATGTGGTAATTAGGAGGGAGTCAAATGGATAAAGCAACAGTAATATCATTTTTTATATATACTAGTGTGATTGTGCACACAcattgcgtgtgtaatataataatatataaattatttgggtcccAACAATAAACTATTGTAATGAGCTTCCCTAtgacaaaaattattttaatttaatattatatttatcttagtaaaagaaactaaaaaatatatatttttaaatatcgtcggcttaaaatatttatagaaacttctttgatcataatgttatcaattctaagatgtgggactaatttattttttttatataaaataaccagaaaaaattaatgatgagaaaaattcataataatacgtcgtagctgagtctcgaactctagatcactgattgtttcgattgtggaattactaataaactttggaattatttttagtgtgaatagaaaaaaggacagtaacgtaaattcattttaggcttcaccaaagttagttagtaaaggagggagatttttaataaaatagtaagatattgatttattataagattttgataaaaattttgaaaaataaattgatatttgaaaaatGAATCTATACCTACCTAACCGGAACTTATAAACCAAATAGCAATATTAAAATGACTAAATCCATTTTCATTCTAATATACTatcaaattcattctcattcctaTTCTTGCACCCAAACCAAATGCCTAATTCCTTGATTTCATGACAAATTTAAATAGATTATATTTCTTGCATAAGATTTACATTATAAAATTAGATATGTTAGCTCGATCAAAATctaaaattataatatttcttGATTTTCaattaatcataattaaattttttaaattttgaccaTGCTTTTCTAGCTAAACTGTGATTGTAAATTAATTGAGTTGGGTTTGGCACGATGAGTTCAACCTCAGCTATAACTTTCTATCAGATCTCCCTGTCTTCTTTGGCTATACCAATCGAGTAGAGAAATGTAAAGGtaactatatatataaaaaaagatgTACATAAAAGAATTTATTGCAAAGGTGTCTTGCTTGAGGTCACATAGATAATAAATTCCCCGCCACAGGCTCAGGTTTCTTTTTCTTATATTCCCATTAGAATAActtcttgtgttttttttttaattagtacaATTAATTCTatccgaaagtggagaagatgatTAACTGAAGATATGGCTCTGTAGTTGACTAGATGAAGATATCGGGTGGTTCTGCAAGACAAAAAGTGTTAGTGTCAGGTTGGGAAAGAGTTCCCGGAGTTggctctccgatgctcaagtcagtccttCGCTTAGTAAAGAATAGTAGAAAACTATAGCTAGAGCGTGTAGAATAACAAAGTTACGCATACCTCCGCATGTAGATAGGAAGCCTTTTTTATAGTATCACTGTAGTATTTATGTACACATTTCAAAATATATGCACGTTTTCCAAAATATCTTAGGAAAATATAAGTCAAAAAATGTCCCTTATTAGTACCAAAACagatttagatatcttcacaatgacatgatattatccactttaaggttaagccctcatggttttattttttgggttctacccaaaatgcctcatatcaatggagatatcttttccttataaatttataatcttttccatgtattttcaatgtaggactttgtttgcaatcttgcaacccaacaatccctcctcaaacgaaggaccataggcttcccacgtccgattcttgacccaccaggtcttcctgcccctcagtcATCGGATCTACTAGaacttcttgcctggtgtctggttctcttgatccgGGCATGGGTGCCCCCACTTCTTTCGTTCAAGGTCCATGACTCTTATGCACAGttgacgattagtccttctggcagtccgaactctgatactaattgttggaccTAAAAgggatttagatatctccatagtgagatgatattgtccactttgtgcCTAAGCCTCCATGATTCTATTTTTGACTCTACCTAAAAGGTCTGACACCAATAgagatatttttctcttataaatctataatctttttcatatatttttaatgtgggactttatttgcaaccttgcaatccaATATCCCTGACACTTTTCCTTAAGCGAGCACACAAATCTCTGATGTGATAGGCTGAAAACTTCTAAAGCATAATTTGGCTACTGGATATGCTCCATTGTCAGGGGCACAAACCTCCAAAAGGGTATGATGAGATACGCAGGTGGGTCCCACTATAGCCCGACTGAGAACTGATCAGAGGATGCTCAGCAAGGAAGTCCCTGCTCGGTCATGCTGAAGAGAATTATCTTCCTTTATTCCACCTTTCTGTTGTCGGAGGGTTGCCTTTCATTCGACCGACCATGGCATTCGGCCGGGACTAGGGTTCGGGGGATTTCCGCCTTATCTCTTACCATAGTCACAGGCTCCTCGCGGCCAACCATCCAAATAGTCACGTTCGACCGGTCGTGTAGTCCGTTCAACCCACTACACCTAGCCAGGTGACCTGTAATTTGACTATTTTGTACTTTGACCTTCACATCAACCGTTCTTTCCTACTTTGACCCATCTTCTGTGGGCCCCTTTTCATCATTGTATCACTAATACATTTCAGgaatatcaaaaaaaatatttttctcatttcattttcattgctaatattcaagaagataaaaattcatttgcactattttcatttaaaattaatactataTTACAAAATTTCCTAATACTAAATGAGATATTGGATAATAAA is drawn from Zingiber officinale cultivar Zhangliang chromosome 1B, Zo_v1.1, whole genome shotgun sequence and contains these coding sequences:
- the LOC121981802 gene encoding H/ACA ribonucleoprotein complex subunit 2-like protein; translation: MQADPKARPTRLCVIAGNISPMDVITHVPILLEEADIPYIYVPSKEDLAVAGVTKRPTCCILVTTKPIKGELTQDVQEKLQADYNQVVAEVKELTASLF